One part of the Streptomyces lydicus genome encodes these proteins:
- a CDS encoding DUF2470 domain-containing protein, with protein sequence MASLSIPGVEDPDETGLSAPVSRTVTPDGDVLLLVPGDSAAARAAAHAQDDELTAVMEITDVAPVSVPHRIRGRAWVAGWLTPVRTGQRGEAAMLLAERHPVGELLGIGEALRPDPAPGPAGRTAWMMLRLEVGEGAVDDLWGAEPFEPDDFAAAAPDPLVAHEAELLQHLHAAHSAQVRGLCALLGDREQLCGLRDRAVPVGLDRFGLRVRFTDAEQRSFDARFDFPEPVRDVAELRRAMHQLFEAAGD encoded by the coding sequence ATGGCGTCCCTGAGCATCCCCGGCGTCGAGGATCCCGACGAGACCGGCCTCTCGGCGCCGGTCAGCCGGACCGTGACACCCGACGGGGACGTGCTGTTGCTGGTTCCCGGGGACTCCGCGGCGGCCCGGGCGGCCGCCCACGCCCAGGACGACGAGCTGACCGCCGTGATGGAGATCACCGATGTGGCGCCGGTCTCGGTGCCCCATCGCATCCGCGGCCGGGCCTGGGTGGCCGGCTGGCTGACGCCGGTACGCACTGGTCAGCGGGGTGAGGCGGCGATGCTGCTCGCGGAGCGGCATCCGGTCGGCGAGCTGCTCGGCATCGGTGAGGCGCTGCGGCCGGACCCGGCACCGGGCCCGGCCGGGCGGACCGCCTGGATGATGCTGCGCCTGGAGGTCGGCGAGGGCGCGGTGGACGACCTGTGGGGCGCCGAGCCCTTCGAGCCGGACGACTTCGCCGCCGCGGCCCCCGACCCGCTGGTCGCGCACGAGGCGGAGCTGCTCCAGCACCTGCACGCGGCACACAGCGCACAGGTCCGCGGGCTGTGCGCCCTGCTGGGCGACCGGGAGCAGCTCTGCGGGCTGCGCGACCGCGCCGTGCCGGTGGGCCTGGACCGCTTCGGCCTCCGGGTCCGCTTCACCGACGCCGAGCAGCGCTCCTTCGACGCCCGCTTCGACTTCCCCGAGCCCGTACGGGACGTGGCGGAGCTGCGCCGGGCGATGCACCAGCTCTTCGAGGCGGCGGGCGACTAG